One Kitasatospora sp. NBC_01287 DNA window includes the following coding sequences:
- a CDS encoding DUF3710 domain-containing protein, producing the protein MFRRRQKSEDAVEQLAEDAISADETADDVEGSADSESEPLTDVDEVDEEAVEETEEDPADRVGLPPAPRPDGPWDFSELESPTEGRVDLGGLLIPGVEGMELRVEVAGDAIVAATLVLGNSAIQLQAFAAPKSEGIWSEVRDEIADGIRSQGGLVEVEEGNLGWHLRAQVPVQLPDGAQGVQLVRFVGCDGPRWFLRGVISGQAAVQPESAEVLEQVFRQTVVVRGEVPMAPRDPIVLKLPEDAQMVADGGVGAAEGEAPRFGDATLSPFARGPEITEVR; encoded by the coding sequence GTGTTCCGTCGTCGCCAGAAGAGCGAGGACGCTGTCGAGCAGCTCGCCGAGGACGCCATCAGCGCCGACGAGACGGCCGATGACGTCGAAGGTTCCGCCGACTCCGAGAGCGAGCCGCTGACCGACGTCGATGAGGTCGACGAGGAGGCCGTCGAGGAGACGGAGGAGGATCCGGCGGACCGCGTCGGCCTGCCGCCGGCCCCGCGTCCGGACGGCCCCTGGGACTTCTCCGAGCTCGAAAGCCCCACCGAGGGGCGGGTCGACCTGGGTGGTCTGCTGATCCCCGGCGTGGAGGGCATGGAGCTGCGGGTCGAGGTTGCCGGCGACGCGATCGTGGCCGCGACCCTGGTCCTGGGCAACAGCGCCATCCAGCTGCAGGCTTTCGCGGCGCCCAAGTCCGAGGGCATCTGGAGCGAGGTCCGCGACGAGATCGCGGACGGCATCCGCTCGCAGGGCGGTCTGGTCGAGGTCGAGGAGGGCAACCTCGGCTGGCACCTGCGGGCGCAGGTCCCGGTGCAGCTGCCGGACGGCGCGCAGGGTGTGCAGCTGGTCCGCTTCGTCGGCTGCGACGGCCCGCGCTGGTTCCTGCGCGGTGTCATCTCCGGCCAGGCCGCCGTTCAGCCCGAGTCGGCCGAGGTGCTGGAGCAGGTCTTCCGGCAGACCGTGGTGGTCCGCGGCGAGGTCCCGATGGCGCCGCGCGACCCGATCGTGCTCAAGCTCCCCGAGGACGCCCAGATGGTCGCGGACGGTGGCGTCGGCGCTGCCGAGGGCGAGGCCCCGCGGTTCGGTGACGCGACCCTCAGCCCGTTCGCCCGTGGCCCGGAGATCACCGAGGTCCGCTGA
- the dut gene encoding dUTP diphosphatase produces MSSSARPPVDVLIRRLDPELPLPGYAQPGDAGADLCAAVDADLEPGERTVIPTGVAIALPDGYAAFVHPRSGLAARCGVALVNAPGTVDAGYRGEIKVIVVNLDPRERVSFRRGDRIAQLVIQQVEKARFHEVAELPGSARAEGGFGSTGGHAAV; encoded by the coding sequence GTGAGTTCCTCCGCCCGTCCGCCGGTCGACGTCCTGATCCGACGACTGGACCCCGAGCTGCCGCTGCCCGGCTACGCCCAGCCCGGCGACGCCGGCGCGGATCTGTGCGCAGCCGTCGACGCCGACCTCGAACCGGGCGAGCGCACCGTGATCCCGACCGGTGTCGCCATCGCGTTGCCGGACGGCTACGCCGCGTTCGTCCACCCGCGTTCAGGGCTGGCAGCTCGTTGCGGAGTTGCGCTCGTGAACGCCCCAGGGACGGTCGATGCCGGGTACCGTGGTGAGATCAAGGTGATCGTCGTCAACCTGGACCCGCGCGAGCGGGTCAGCTTCCGACGTGGGGACCGGATCGCCCAGCTGGTGATCCAGCAGGTCGAGAAGGCCCGCTTCCACGAGGTGGCCGAATTGCCCGGGTCCGCACGTGCCGAGGGTGGGTTCGGGTCGACCGGTGGCCACGCGGCGGTTTAA
- a CDS encoding PaaI family thioesterase — protein MQPVRHPEAPAPGTPLGSHYVHCFGCGPQQTSGLQLDVRAGDGVDVTAEFTVKSVHQGGPGLAHGGILTTAMDETLGSLNWILHTASVTGRLETDFVRPVPVDALLHIRAWATGVHGRKLYCAAEGRIGGPAGPVAIRAAALFVQVKLEHFTTHGRPEDIKAALDDPDLFKRARAFEVNP, from the coding sequence GTGCAGCCTGTCCGCCATCCCGAGGCGCCCGCGCCCGGCACCCCGCTCGGTTCGCACTACGTGCACTGCTTCGGCTGCGGTCCGCAGCAGACCAGCGGATTGCAGCTGGACGTCCGAGCCGGCGACGGGGTCGACGTCACCGCCGAGTTCACCGTCAAGTCGGTGCACCAGGGTGGCCCGGGACTGGCCCACGGCGGCATCCTGACCACCGCCATGGACGAGACCCTGGGCTCGCTCAACTGGATCCTGCACACCGCCTCGGTCACCGGCCGACTGGAGACCGACTTCGTCCGCCCGGTCCCGGTCGACGCGCTGCTGCACATCCGCGCCTGGGCCACCGGTGTGCACGGGCGCAAGCTCTACTGCGCGGCCGAGGGCCGGATCGGCGGACCCGCAGGACCGGTGGCGATAAGGGCGGCCGCTCTCTTCGTTCAGGTGAAACTGGAACACTTCACCACGCACGGTCGTCCCGAGGACATCAAGGCTGCCCTCGACGACCCTGACCTGTTCAAGCGTGCCAGAGCCTTCGAGGTGAATCCGTGA
- a CDS encoding DUF3093 domain-containing protein yields MGGMYDERLTAPRSWWLLPVGAGLSIGLVLLKFGSVPGLIGLVVGLVAAAIGLSSYGSARIRVVQGSLVAGQARIPLTALGEARPLDAAEAVAWRSVKADPRAFMLLRSYVPTALRVEITDPDDPTPYLYLSTRDPRALAAAIGAAQA; encoded by the coding sequence ATGGGGGGCATGTACGACGAACGCCTCACCGCGCCCCGCTCCTGGTGGCTGCTGCCGGTCGGTGCCGGCCTGTCGATCGGCCTTGTCCTGCTGAAGTTCGGCTCGGTGCCCGGGCTGATCGGCCTGGTCGTGGGGCTGGTGGCCGCCGCCATCGGGCTGAGCTCCTACGGCTCGGCCCGGATCCGGGTCGTGCAGGGCTCGCTGGTGGCCGGGCAGGCCCGGATCCCACTGACCGCACTGGGCGAGGCCCGGCCGCTGGACGCCGCGGAGGCGGTGGCCTGGCGTTCGGTGAAGGCCGACCCGCGGGCCTTCATGCTGCTGCGCAGCTACGTGCCGACCGCACTGCGGGTGGAGATCACCGATCCGGACGACCCCACGCCATACCTCTACCTCTCCACCCGCGACCCGCGGGCGCTGGCCGCAGCGATCGGTGCGGCCCAGGCCTGA
- a CDS encoding DUF4193 domain-containing protein, producing the protein MATDYDTPRKTDDDINEDSIEELKARRNEKSAPSVDVDFDDSGESLELPGADLSNEELSVRVLPRQADEFTCVSCFLVHHRSQLAGEKSGQPYCRDCA; encoded by the coding sequence ATGGCAACGGACTACGACACCCCGCGCAAGACCGACGACGACATCAACGAGGACAGCATCGAGGAGCTCAAGGCTCGTCGGAACGAGAAGTCGGCGCCTTCGGTCGACGTCGACTTCGACGATTCCGGCGAGAGCCTCGAGCTGCCCGGGGCGGACCTCTCCAACGAGGAGCTGTCCGTCCGCGTGCTGCCGCGCCAGGCCGACGAGTTCACCTGTGTGAGCTGCTTCCTGGTGCACCACCGCAGTCAGCTCGCCGGCGAGAAGAGCGGCCAGCCGTACTGCCGGGACTGCGCCTGA
- a CDS encoding acyl-ACP desaturase produces the protein MTIAPAQRTGSAAWTDARLILALEEVVETELNRHLKVAKEWMPHEFVPWSQGRDFDGPLGGEAWELSHSKVTPLGRISLVVNLLTEDNLPSYHHEIATMFGREGAWGTWVHRWTAEEGRHGIALRDYLLTTRAVDPVALERARMEHMSAGFASDNAHSMLQSVAYVAFQELATRISHRNTGHFAGDPLCEQLLAKIANDENLHMVFYRNLLKAALEIAPDLAMQAVRDVVTDFRMPGHGMPGFERAAAQIAIGGIYNLRIHHDDVLQPVLRHLKVMEIGGLGPAGLQAQQELGLFLDGLDTQATRFDDRQAALLARRAANAERKAAAAAS, from the coding sequence GTGACCATCGCACCCGCCCAGCGCACCGGTTCGGCCGCTTGGACCGATGCCCGGCTGATCCTCGCCCTGGAAGAGGTGGTCGAGACCGAGTTGAACCGCCACCTGAAGGTCGCCAAGGAGTGGATGCCGCACGAGTTCGTCCCGTGGAGCCAGGGCCGGGACTTCGACGGCCCGCTCGGCGGCGAGGCCTGGGAGCTGTCCCACTCCAAAGTGACCCCGCTCGGCCGGATCTCGCTGGTGGTCAACCTGCTGACCGAGGACAACCTCCCCAGCTACCACCACGAGATCGCCACCATGTTCGGTCGTGAGGGCGCCTGGGGGACCTGGGTGCACCGCTGGACGGCCGAGGAGGGCCGGCACGGGATAGCGCTGCGCGACTACCTGCTGACCACTCGCGCGGTCGACCCGGTGGCCCTGGAGCGGGCCCGGATGGAACACATGTCGGCCGGGTTCGCGTCCGACAACGCGCACAGCATGCTGCAGTCGGTCGCCTACGTGGCCTTCCAGGAGCTCGCCACCCGGATCTCGCACCGCAACACCGGCCACTTCGCCGGCGACCCGCTCTGCGAGCAGCTGCTGGCGAAGATCGCCAACGACGAGAACCTGCACATGGTCTTCTACCGGAACCTGCTGAAGGCCGCGCTGGAGATCGCCCCCGACCTGGCGATGCAGGCCGTCCGCGACGTGGTGACCGACTTCCGGATGCCCGGCCACGGGATGCCCGGCTTCGAGCGCGCGGCGGCGCAGATCGCCATCGGCGGCATCTACAACCTGCGGATCCACCACGACGACGTCCTCCAGCCGGTGCTGCGCCACCTGAAGGTGATGGAGATCGGCGGGCTCGGCCCCGCGGGCCTGCAGGCCCAGCAGGAGCTCGGTCTCTTCCTGGACGGGCTGGACACCCAGGCCACCCGCTTCGACGACCGCCAGGCCGCCCTGCTGGCCCGTCGTGCCGCCAACGCGGAGCGCAAGGCCGCCGCCGCAGCGAGCTGA
- a CDS encoding cell wall metabolism sensor histidine kinase WalK, translating into MTTPPTTGGPSGSPRAVPPRPDQPPRADQPSRPDQPPRAEQPSRPVTAQSGPYQPEEGLSWLPFRPTIRIRLTLLYGGMFLMAGVLLLMLMYVVVRNAFQETPVPQIGIDPGVIARVGNQQVTGDQFNQILRNQMLAGQHSELDTLLRKALTVLVVLAVIAFAAGYAMAGRVLRPLGRITRIAREVASSDLHRRIELEGPDDELKELADTFDDMLDRLDRSFDSQRRFVANASHELRTPLAINRTLLEVQLADPAASPDLQQLGKTLLATNERSEQLVEGLLLLARSDNVLTDRRSVELSEVASRAIEQTRTEAGNREVEIRSELNPIAVSGNGVLLERIALNLLQNAVRYNLPDGWVEITTTPGPGGLGELAVSNTGPVVPGYELEHIFEPFRRVKGADRTRSDKGVGLGLSIVRSVVRAHGGSIEAVARPGGGLTIRVRIPGA; encoded by the coding sequence ATGACCACCCCGCCCACCACCGGCGGGCCCTCCGGCAGTCCCCGCGCGGTGCCGCCGCGGCCCGACCAACCGCCGCGTGCGGACCAGCCGTCGCGCCCGGATCAACCGCCGCGCGCGGAGCAGCCCTCCCGCCCGGTCACCGCGCAGTCCGGCCCCTACCAGCCCGAGGAGGGGCTGAGCTGGCTGCCGTTCCGCCCGACCATCCGGATCCGCCTCACCCTGCTGTACGGCGGGATGTTCCTGATGGCGGGGGTGCTGCTGCTGATGCTGATGTACGTCGTGGTGCGCAACGCCTTCCAGGAGACGCCGGTGCCGCAGATCGGCATCGACCCCGGTGTCATCGCGCGGGTCGGCAACCAGCAGGTCACCGGTGACCAGTTCAACCAGATCCTCCGGAACCAGATGCTGGCCGGGCAGCACAGCGAGCTGGACACCCTGCTGCGCAAGGCCCTGACCGTGCTCGTCGTACTCGCCGTGATCGCCTTCGCGGCCGGCTACGCGATGGCCGGCCGGGTGCTGCGCCCGCTGGGCCGGATCACCCGCATCGCCCGCGAGGTGGCCAGCTCCGACCTGCACCGGCGGATCGAGCTGGAGGGACCAGACGACGAGCTCAAGGAGCTCGCCGACACCTTCGACGACATGCTCGACCGGTTGGACCGCTCCTTCGACTCGCAGCGCCGTTTCGTCGCCAACGCCTCGCACGAGCTGCGCACCCCGCTGGCGATCAACCGCACGCTGCTGGAGGTCCAACTCGCCGACCCGGCCGCCTCGCCCGATCTGCAGCAGCTGGGCAAGACCCTGCTGGCCACCAACGAGCGCAGCGAGCAACTGGTCGAGGGCCTGCTGCTGCTGGCCCGCAGTGACAACGTGCTGACCGATCGGCGCTCGGTGGAACTGTCCGAGGTGGCCTCCCGGGCCATCGAGCAGACCAGGACCGAGGCGGGCAACCGCGAGGTGGAGATCCGCTCCGAGCTCAACCCGATCGCCGTCTCGGGCAACGGCGTGCTGCTGGAGCGGATCGCGCTCAACCTGCTGCAGAACGCGGTGCGCTACAACCTGCCCGACGGCTGGGTGGAGATCACCACCACGCCCGGCCCGGGCGGCCTGGGGGAGCTGGCGGTGAGCAACACCGGGCCGGTGGTCCCGGGATACGAGCTGGAGCACATCTTCGAGCCGTTCCGCCGGGTCAAGGGGGCCGACCGGACCCGCAGCGACAAGGGGGTCGGCCTGGGGCTGTCGATCGTCCGCTCGGTGGTCCGCGCGCACGGCGGGTCCATCGAAGCGGTGGCCCGCCCGGGCGGCGGGCTGACGATCCGGGTACGAATTCCCGGCGCCTGA
- a CDS encoding response regulator transcription factor, with translation MRVLVVEDEQLLAEAVATGLRREAMAVDVVYDGEAALQRIAVNDYDVVVLDRDLPLVHGDDVCRSVVEQGLATRVIMLTASGDISDRVEGLEIGADDYLPKPFAFSELVARVRALGRRATVPLPPVLERAGITLDPGRREVLRDGRSIQLAPKEFAVLEVLMRAGGAVVSAEQLLEKAWDEHTDPFTNVVRVTVMTLRRKLGDPAVIVTVPGSGYRI, from the coding sequence GTGCGGGTTCTTGTCGTCGAGGACGAGCAGCTGCTCGCCGAAGCCGTGGCCACCGGCCTGCGCCGGGAGGCGATGGCCGTCGACGTGGTGTACGACGGCGAGGCCGCCCTGCAGCGGATCGCGGTCAACGACTACGACGTCGTGGTGCTCGACCGGGACCTGCCGCTGGTGCACGGTGACGACGTCTGCCGCAGCGTGGTCGAACAGGGCCTGGCCACCCGGGTGATCATGCTGACCGCCTCCGGCGACATCAGCGACCGGGTCGAGGGCCTGGAGATCGGCGCGGACGACTACCTCCCCAAGCCGTTCGCTTTCAGCGAACTCGTCGCCCGGGTGCGCGCGCTGGGCCGACGCGCCACCGTCCCGCTCCCGCCGGTCCTGGAGCGGGCCGGGATCACCCTCGACCCCGGCCGCCGCGAGGTGCTGCGCGACGGCCGCTCGATCCAGCTGGCCCCCAAGGAGTTCGCCGTCCTGGAGGTCCTGATGCGGGCCGGCGGGGCCGTGGTCTCCGCCGAGCAGCTGCTGGAGAAGGCCTGGGACGAGCACACCGACCCCTTCACCAACGTGGTGCGGGTGACCGTGATGACCCTGCGGCGCAAGCTCGGCGACCCGGCCGTCATCGTCACCGTGCCCGGTTCCGGCTACCGGATCTGA
- a CDS encoding inositol monophosphatase family protein codes for MLDELLVLALEAARQAGALLRDGRPADLGVAATKSSPVDVVTEMDLASEKLIVELIAGRRPQDGYLGEEGTERPGGSGVRWVVDPLDGTVNYLYGLPNWGVSVAAEYHGEAVVGVVFAPARGELFQAVLGRGARLDGRPLVARPAPPWGRALVATGFNYVQSVRVHQAEVLHRLMPEVRDIRRGGAAAVDLCDVAAGRLDGYYERGLAPWDLAAGGLIAREAGALTGGRVGRPASGELVVAAPPGLFEPLQARLEELGAWHD; via the coding sequence CTGCTCGACGAACTGCTCGTCCTCGCCCTGGAGGCCGCGCGGCAGGCCGGCGCCCTGCTGCGCGACGGCCGCCCGGCCGACCTCGGCGTGGCGGCGACCAAGAGCAGTCCGGTCGACGTGGTCACCGAAATGGACCTGGCTTCCGAGAAGCTGATCGTGGAACTGATCGCCGGCCGCCGCCCGCAGGACGGCTACCTCGGCGAGGAGGGCACCGAGCGGCCCGGGGGCAGCGGCGTGCGCTGGGTCGTCGACCCGCTCGACGGGACGGTCAACTACCTCTACGGCCTGCCGAACTGGGGCGTCAGCGTGGCGGCCGAGTACCACGGCGAGGCGGTCGTCGGGGTGGTCTTCGCGCCGGCCAGGGGCGAGCTCTTCCAGGCCGTGCTGGGACGCGGCGCCCGGCTCGACGGCCGCCCGCTGGTCGCCCGCCCGGCTCCGCCCTGGGGACGGGCGCTGGTCGCCACCGGGTTCAACTACGTGCAGTCGGTCCGGGTGCACCAGGCCGAGGTGCTGCACCGGCTGATGCCCGAGGTGCGTGACATCCGGCGCGGCGGCGCGGCCGCGGTCGACCTGTGTGACGTGGCGGCGGGCCGCCTGGACGGCTACTACGAGCGCGGGCTGGCCCCGTGGGACCTGGCGGCCGGCGGCCTGATCGCCCGCGAGGCCGGCGCGCTGACCGGTGGGCGGGTGGGCCGACCCGCCTCCGGCGAGCTGGTGGTGGCCGCGCCGCCCGGCCTGTTCGAACCGCTGCAGGCCCGGTTGGAGGAGCTGGGAGCCTGGCACGACTGA
- a CDS encoding ferrochelatase, with translation MPDDTLTESGPASAAPYDALLLLSFGGPEGPEEVVPFLENVTRGRGIPKERLVEVGRHYFLFDGVSPINAQNRELLAALRADFAAHGLELPVHWGNRNWAPYLVDTLREMAQAGHRRIAVLATSAYAGYSGCRQYRENLADALATLAAEGLPELTVDKLRHFYNHPGFVEPMIEATLRALAELPAELRDGAELAFTTHSIPTAMAESSGAPDDPARGTPGGAYVAQHLVTAGLIADAVAKATGVAERDWRLVYQSRSGAPHIPWLEPDICDHLAERREQGAAAVVMVPIGFVSDHMEVKYDLDTEAVAKAAELGLPVTRAATVGADPRFTAAVRELLLERAATERGLAPRRCALGALGASHDVCAVDCCPNPRAPRSAAAEA, from the coding sequence ATGCCCGACGACACCCTCACCGAGTCCGGCCCGGCCTCGGCCGCCCCGTACGACGCCCTGCTGCTGCTCTCCTTCGGCGGCCCCGAGGGACCCGAGGAGGTGGTCCCGTTCCTGGAGAACGTCACCCGCGGCCGGGGCATCCCCAAGGAGCGCCTGGTCGAGGTCGGCCGGCACTACTTCCTGTTCGACGGGGTCAGCCCGATCAACGCGCAGAACCGCGAGCTGCTCGCCGCGCTGCGCGCCGACTTCGCGGCGCACGGTCTCGAGCTGCCGGTCCACTGGGGCAACCGCAACTGGGCCCCGTACCTGGTGGACACCCTGCGGGAGATGGCCCAGGCCGGCCACCGCCGGATCGCGGTGCTGGCCACCAGCGCCTACGCGGGCTACTCGGGCTGCCGCCAGTACCGGGAGAACCTCGCCGACGCGCTCGCCACCCTGGCCGCGGAGGGCCTGCCGGAGCTCACCGTCGACAAGCTGCGGCACTTCTACAACCACCCCGGTTTCGTCGAGCCGATGATCGAGGCCACCCTGCGCGCGCTGGCCGAGCTGCCCGCCGAGCTGCGCGACGGTGCCGAGCTGGCCTTCACCACCCACTCCATCCCGACCGCGATGGCGGAGAGCTCCGGCGCCCCCGACGACCCGGCCCGTGGCACCCCCGGCGGCGCCTACGTCGCCCAGCACCTGGTGACGGCCGGGCTCATCGCCGACGCCGTCGCCAAGGCCACCGGCGTCGCGGAGCGCGACTGGCGGCTGGTCTACCAGTCGCGCAGCGGCGCCCCGCACATCCCCTGGTTGGAGCCGGACATCTGCGACCACCTGGCGGAGCGCCGGGAGCAGGGGGCCGCCGCCGTGGTGATGGTCCCGATCGGGTTCGTCTCGGACCACATGGAGGTCAAGTACGACCTGGACACCGAGGCGGTGGCCAAGGCTGCCGAGCTGGGCCTGCCGGTTACCAGGGCCGCCACGGTCGGTGCCGACCCGCGCTTCACGGCCGCCGTGCGCGAGCTGCTGCTGGAGCGGGCGGCCACCGAGCGCGGCCTCGCCCCCCGGCGCTGCGCCCTGGGCGCGCTCGGCGCCAGCCATGACGTGTGCGCCGTCGACTGCTGCCCCAACCCGCGCGCGCCCCGTTCGGCCGCGGCCGAGGCCTGA